Proteins encoded within one genomic window of Oncorhynchus keta strain PuntledgeMale-10-30-2019 chromosome 12, Oket_V2, whole genome shotgun sequence:
- the LOC118371995 gene encoding uncharacterized protein LOC118371995 has translation MRDAAGAYHAPTDILSLLLSLPLFLSLTCPLSPLPLSGLSLSLTCPFSPLPLSASLSLSHLPFLTPATLCLSFSLSLALSHPCHSLLLFLSLTCPFSPLPLSASLSLSHLPSLTPATLCFSFSLSLALSHPCHSLLLFLSLTCPLSPLPLSASLSLSHLPSLTPATLCFSFSLSLALSHPFHSLLLFLSLTCPFSPLPLSASLSLTCPFSPLPLSASLSLSHLPSLTPATLCFSFSLSLALSHPCHSLLLFLSHLPFLTPATLCFSFSLSLALSHPCHSLLLFLSLTCPLSPLPLSASLSLSLSHLPFLTPATLCFSFSLSLALSHSATLCFSFSLSLALSHPCHSLLLFLSLTCPLSPLPLSASLSLSHLPSLTPATLCLSFSLSLALSHPCHSLLCLSLSLALSHPCHSLLRLSLSLALSHPCHSLLRLYLSLALSHHL, from the exons ATGAGAGACGCTGCTGGTGCTTatcat GCACCAACTGATATTCTCTCACTtttgctctctctgcctctctttctctctctcacttgccctctctcacccctgccactctctggcctctctctctctctcacttgcccTTTCTCACCCCTGCCACTCtctgcttctctttctctctctcacttgcccTTTCTCACCCCtgccactctctgcctctctttctctctctcacttgccctctctcacccctgccactctctgcttctctttctctctctcacttgcccTTTCTCACCCCtgccactctctgcctctctctctctctctcacttgccctctctcacccctgccactctctgcttctctttctctctctcacttgccctctctcacccctgccactctctgcttctctttctctctctcacttgccctctctcacccctgccactctctgcttctctttctctctctcacttgccctctctcacccctgccactctctgcttctctttctctctctcacttgcccTTTCTCACCCCTTCCACTCtctgcttctctttctctctctcacttgcccTTTCTCACCCCtgccactctctgcctctctctctctcacttgcccTTTCTCACCCCtgccactctctgcctctctttctctctctcacttgccctctctcacccctgccactctctgcttctctttctctctctcacttgcccTTTCTCACCCCTGCCACTCtctgcttctctttctctctcacttgcCCTTTCTCACCCCTGCCACTCtctgcttctctttctctctctcacttgccctctctcacccctgccactctctgcttctctttctctctctcacttgccctctctcacccctgccactctctgcctctctctctctctctctctctcacttgcccTTTCTCACCCCTGCCACTCtctgcttctctttctctctctcacttgccctctctcactctgccactctctgcttctctttctctctctcacttgccctctctcacccctgccactctctgcttctctttctctctctcacttgccctctctcacccctgccactctctgcttctctttctctctctcacttgccctctctcacccctgccactctctgcctctctttctctctctcacttgcccTCTCTCACCCCTGCCACTCTCtgctttgcctctctctctcacttgcccTCTCTCACCCCTGCCACTCTCTgcttcgcctctctctctcacttgcccTCTCTCACCCCTGCCACTCTCTGCTTCGCCTCTATCTATCACTTgccctctctcaccatctctga